The Arvicanthis niloticus isolate mArvNil1 chromosome 2, mArvNil1.pat.X, whole genome shotgun sequence genome includes a window with the following:
- the Adam33 gene encoding disintegrin and metalloproteinase domain-containing protein 33 isoform X5, which yields MLLAPGYTETHYSPDGQPIVLSPNHTDHCHYHGRVRGFRESWVVLSACSGMSGLIVLSGKIGYHLHPRTPGDTRSASPTHEILRMEQLFTWRGARRDKNSLYKAGMASLPGVPQSRVKREARRSPRYLELYIVADHTLFLLQHRNLNHTRQRLLEVANCVDQILRTLDIQLVLTGLEVWTEQDLSRITQDANETLWAFLQWRRGLWARRPHDSTQLLTGRTFQGTTVGLAPVEGMCRAESSGGVSTDHSELPIGTAATMAHEIGHSLGLHHDPEGCCMEANAEQGGCVMEAATGHPFPRVFSACSRRQLRTFFRKGGGTCLSNVSAPGSLVLPSRCGNGFVEAGEECDCGSGQIPDPCCFAHNCSLREGMQCAQGDCCAWCLLKPAGTPCRPAASDCDLPEFCTGTSPHCPADVYLLDGSPCAEGHGYCLDGWCPTLEQQCQQLWGPGSQPAPEPCFQKMNSVENSQGHCGQDSKGSFLPCAQRDAWCGKLLCQGGEPNPLVPHIVTMDSTVLLEGREVVCRGASVLPDSHLNQLDLGLVEPGTRCGPRMVCQDRHCQNATSQELERCLTACHNHGVCNSNRNCHCAAGWAPPFCDKPGLGGSMDSGPAQSATPDAFPLAMLLSFLLPLLPGAGLAWCYYQLPTLCHRPGWCCRRNPLCTRDQPLAGVHPVEFGSIITGEPSPLSPGTSCRLAPFIP from the exons GCTCCTGGCCCCAGGATACACAGAAACCCACTACAGCCCCGATGGGCAGCCCATAGTGCTGTCCCCCAACCACACG GACCATTGCCACTATCACGGGCGCGTGAGGGGCTTCCGGGAATCCTGGGTCGTTCTCAGCGCCTGCTCTGGGATGAG TGGCCTTATTGTGCTCAGCGGCAAAATCGGCTATCATCTGCATCCCCGGACTCCTGGGGACACGAGATCTGCATCCCCAACCCACGAGATCTTAAGGATGGAGCAGTTGTTCACCTGGAGAGGGGCCCGGAGAGACAAGAACTCCCTGTACAAAGCAGGAATGGCCAGTCTTCCAGGTGTCCCCCAGAGCCGG GTGAAGCGAGAGGCCCGCAGGAGTCCCAGGTACCTGGAACTGTACATAGTGGCTGACCACACCCTG TTCTTGCTTCAGCATCGGAACTTGAACCACACAAGACAGCGCCTCCTGGAAGTTGCCAATTGCGTGGACCAG ATTCTCAGGACTCTGGATATTCAGTTGGTGTTGACCGGGCTGGAAGTGTGGACCGAGCAGGATCTCAGTCGCATCACGCAGGATGCAAACGAAACGCTCTGGGCTTTTCTACAGTGGCGCCGTGGACTGTGGGCCAGGAGACCACACGACTCTACTCAATTGCTCAC GGGCCGCACCTTCCAGGGTACCACGGTGGGCCTGGCGCCTGTGGAGGGCATGTGCCGTGCAGAGAGCTCCGGAGGTGTGAGCACA GACCACTCGGAACTCCCCATCGGCACAGCAGCTACCATGGCCCACGAGATAGGCCACAGCCTGGGCCTCCACCATGACCCAGAGGGCTGCTGCATGGAGGCAAACGCAGAGCAGGGAGGTTGCGTCATGGAGGCAGCCACAGG GCATCCTTTCCCGCGCGTCTTCAGCGCTTGCAGCCGCCGCCAGCTGCGCACCTTCTTCCGCAAAGGGGGCGGTACATGCCTCTCCAACGTCTCGGCGCCGGGGAGCCTGGTGCTGCCCAGCCGCTGCGGAAACGGCTTCGTGGAAGCAGGAGAAGAGTGCGACTGCGGTTCTGGCCAG ATCCCAGACCCCTGCTGCTTTGCCCACAATTGCTCCCTGCGTGAGGGGATGCAATGCGCCCAAGGCGATTGCTGTGCGTGGTGCCTG CTAAAGCCCGCAGGCACGCCCTGTCGTCCCGCTGCGAGTGACTGCGACCTCCCGGAGTTCTGCACTGGCACCTCCCCGCATTGTCCTGCAGATGTTTATCTACTGGATGGTTCACCCTGCGCCGAGGGGCACGGCTATTGTCTAGACGGCTGGTGTCCCACACTGGAGCAGCAGTGCCAGCAGCTATGGGGGCCTG GATCCCAGCCGGCCCCAGAGCCTTGTTTCCAGAAGATGAACTCCGTGGAGAATTCGCAGGGGCACTGTGGCCAGGACAGCAAGGGTAGCTTCCTGCCTTGTGCACAGAG GGACGCTTGGTGTGGGAAGCTGCTGTGCCAGGGAGGGGAGCCAAACCCACTAGTGCCTCACATAGTGACTATGGATTCCACAGTTCTCTTAGAGGGCCGCGAAGTAGTTTGTCGAGGAGCCTCTGTGCTCCCCGATAGTCACCTGAACCAGCTTGACTTGGGTCTGGTGGAGCCAGGAACCCGCTGTGGACCTAGAATG GTGTGCCAGGATAGGCACTGTCAGAATGCTACCTCCCAGGAGCTGGAACGTTGCTTGACTGCCTGCCATAACCATGGG GTTTGCAATAGCAATCGTAACTGTCACTGTGCTGCTGGCTGGGCTCCACCCTTCTGTGACAAGCCTGGCTTGGGTGGTAGCATGGATAGTGGCCCTGCACAGTCTGCAA CCCCGGATGCTTTCCCCTTGGCCATgctcctcagcttcctgctgcctctgctccctgggGCTGGTCTAGCCTGGTGCTACTACCAGCTTCCAACGCTCTGTCATCGACCAGGATGGTGCTGCAGGAGGAACCCCCTTTGTACTAG GGACCAACCCCTGGCTGGTGTTCACCCTGTGGAGTTTGGCTCCATCATCACTGGAGAGCCCTCGCCACTGT CCCCTGGGACCTCTTGCCGACTTGCACCTTTCATCCCCTGA
- the Adam33 gene encoding disintegrin and metalloproteinase domain-containing protein 33 isoform X4, translating into MRMFLVPQFLFCHLSGCCSLPGNARGELVTPHWILEGGLWLKVTLEEPIVKPDSMLVALKAEGQYLLLELEKNHRLLAPGYTETHYSPDGQPIVLSPNHTDHCHYHGRVRGFRESWVVLSACSGMSGLIVLSGKIGYHLHPRTPGDTRSASPTHEILRMEQLFTWRGARRDKNSLYKAGMASLPGVPQSRVKREARRSPRYLELYIVADHTLFLLQHRNLNHTRQRLLEVANCVDQILRTLDIQLVLTGLEVWTEQDLSRITQDANETLWAFLQWRRGLWARRPHDSTQLLTGRTFQGTTVGLAPVEGMCRAESSGGVSTDHSELPIGTAATMAHEIGHSLGLHHDPEGCCMEANAEQGGCVMEAATGHPFPRVFSACSRRQLRTFFRKGGGTCLSNVSAPGSLVLPSRCGNGFVEAGEECDCGSGQIPDPCCFAHNCSLREGMQCAQGDCCAWCLLKPAGTPCRPAASDCDLPEFCTGTSPHCPADVYLLDGSPCAEGHGYCLDGWCPTLEQQCQQLWGPGSQPAPEPCFQKMNSVENSQGHCGQDSKGSFLPCAQRDAWCGKLLCQGGEPNPLVPHIVTMDSTVLLEGREVVCRGASVLPDSHLNQLDLGLVEPGTRCGPRMVCQDRHCQNATSQELERCLTACHNHGVCNSNRNCHCAAGWAPPFCDKPGLGGSMDSGPAQSATPDAFPLAMLLSFLLPLLPGAGLAWCYYQLPTLCHRPGWCCRRNPLCTRDQPLAGVHPVEFGSIITGEPSPLSPGTSCRLAPFIP; encoded by the exons CAGGCTCCTGGCCCCAGGATACACAGAAACCCACTACAGCCCCGATGGGCAGCCCATAGTGCTGTCCCCCAACCACACG GACCATTGCCACTATCACGGGCGCGTGAGGGGCTTCCGGGAATCCTGGGTCGTTCTCAGCGCCTGCTCTGGGATGAG TGGCCTTATTGTGCTCAGCGGCAAAATCGGCTATCATCTGCATCCCCGGACTCCTGGGGACACGAGATCTGCATCCCCAACCCACGAGATCTTAAGGATGGAGCAGTTGTTCACCTGGAGAGGGGCCCGGAGAGACAAGAACTCCCTGTACAAAGCAGGAATGGCCAGTCTTCCAGGTGTCCCCCAGAGCCGG GTGAAGCGAGAGGCCCGCAGGAGTCCCAGGTACCTGGAACTGTACATAGTGGCTGACCACACCCTG TTCTTGCTTCAGCATCGGAACTTGAACCACACAAGACAGCGCCTCCTGGAAGTTGCCAATTGCGTGGACCAG ATTCTCAGGACTCTGGATATTCAGTTGGTGTTGACCGGGCTGGAAGTGTGGACCGAGCAGGATCTCAGTCGCATCACGCAGGATGCAAACGAAACGCTCTGGGCTTTTCTACAGTGGCGCCGTGGACTGTGGGCCAGGAGACCACACGACTCTACTCAATTGCTCAC GGGCCGCACCTTCCAGGGTACCACGGTGGGCCTGGCGCCTGTGGAGGGCATGTGCCGTGCAGAGAGCTCCGGAGGTGTGAGCACA GACCACTCGGAACTCCCCATCGGCACAGCAGCTACCATGGCCCACGAGATAGGCCACAGCCTGGGCCTCCACCATGACCCAGAGGGCTGCTGCATGGAGGCAAACGCAGAGCAGGGAGGTTGCGTCATGGAGGCAGCCACAGG GCATCCTTTCCCGCGCGTCTTCAGCGCTTGCAGCCGCCGCCAGCTGCGCACCTTCTTCCGCAAAGGGGGCGGTACATGCCTCTCCAACGTCTCGGCGCCGGGGAGCCTGGTGCTGCCCAGCCGCTGCGGAAACGGCTTCGTGGAAGCAGGAGAAGAGTGCGACTGCGGTTCTGGCCAG ATCCCAGACCCCTGCTGCTTTGCCCACAATTGCTCCCTGCGTGAGGGGATGCAATGCGCCCAAGGCGATTGCTGTGCGTGGTGCCTG CTAAAGCCCGCAGGCACGCCCTGTCGTCCCGCTGCGAGTGACTGCGACCTCCCGGAGTTCTGCACTGGCACCTCCCCGCATTGTCCTGCAGATGTTTATCTACTGGATGGTTCACCCTGCGCCGAGGGGCACGGCTATTGTCTAGACGGCTGGTGTCCCACACTGGAGCAGCAGTGCCAGCAGCTATGGGGGCCTG GATCCCAGCCGGCCCCAGAGCCTTGTTTCCAGAAGATGAACTCCGTGGAGAATTCGCAGGGGCACTGTGGCCAGGACAGCAAGGGTAGCTTCCTGCCTTGTGCACAGAG GGACGCTTGGTGTGGGAAGCTGCTGTGCCAGGGAGGGGAGCCAAACCCACTAGTGCCTCACATAGTGACTATGGATTCCACAGTTCTCTTAGAGGGCCGCGAAGTAGTTTGTCGAGGAGCCTCTGTGCTCCCCGATAGTCACCTGAACCAGCTTGACTTGGGTCTGGTGGAGCCAGGAACCCGCTGTGGACCTAGAATG GTGTGCCAGGATAGGCACTGTCAGAATGCTACCTCCCAGGAGCTGGAACGTTGCTTGACTGCCTGCCATAACCATGGG GTTTGCAATAGCAATCGTAACTGTCACTGTGCTGCTGGCTGGGCTCCACCCTTCTGTGACAAGCCTGGCTTGGGTGGTAGCATGGATAGTGGCCCTGCACAGTCTGCAA CCCCGGATGCTTTCCCCTTGGCCATgctcctcagcttcctgctgcctctgctccctgggGCTGGTCTAGCCTGGTGCTACTACCAGCTTCCAACGCTCTGTCATCGACCAGGATGGTGCTGCAGGAGGAACCCCCTTTGTACTAG GGACCAACCCCTGGCTGGTGTTCACCCTGTGGAGTTTGGCTCCATCATCACTGGAGAGCCCTCGCCACTGT CCCCTGGGACCTCTTGCCGACTTGCACCTTTCATCCCCTGA
- the Adam33 gene encoding disintegrin and metalloproteinase domain-containing protein 33 isoform X6 has product MSGLIVLSGKIGYHLHPRTPGDTRSASPTHEILRMEQLFTWRGARRDKNSLYKAGMASLPGVPQSRVKREARRSPRYLELYIVADHTLFLLQHRNLNHTRQRLLEVANCVDQILRTLDIQLVLTGLEVWTEQDLSRITQDANETLWAFLQWRRGLWARRPHDSTQLLTGRTFQGTTVGLAPVEGMCRAESSGGVSTDHSELPIGTAATMAHEIGHSLGLHHDPEGCCMEANAEQGGCVMEAATGHPFPRVFSACSRRQLRTFFRKGGGTCLSNVSAPGSLVLPSRCGNGFVEAGEECDCGSGQIPDPCCFAHNCSLREGMQCAQGDCCAWCLLKPAGTPCRPAASDCDLPEFCTGTSPHCPADVYLLDGSPCAEGHGYCLDGWCPTLEQQCQQLWGPGSQPAPEPCFQKMNSVENSQGHCGQDSKGSFLPCAQRDAWCGKLLCQGGEPNPLVPHIVTMDSTVLLEGREVVCRGASVLPDSHLNQLDLGLVEPGTRCGPRMVCQDRHCQNATSQELERCLTACHNHGVCNSNRNCHCAAGWAPPFCDKPGLGGSMDSGPAQSATPDAFPLAMLLSFLLPLLPGAGLAWCYYQLPTLCHRPGWCCRRNPLCTRDQPLAGVHPVEFGSIITGEPSPLSPGTSCRLAPFIP; this is encoded by the exons ATGAG TGGCCTTATTGTGCTCAGCGGCAAAATCGGCTATCATCTGCATCCCCGGACTCCTGGGGACACGAGATCTGCATCCCCAACCCACGAGATCTTAAGGATGGAGCAGTTGTTCACCTGGAGAGGGGCCCGGAGAGACAAGAACTCCCTGTACAAAGCAGGAATGGCCAGTCTTCCAGGTGTCCCCCAGAGCCGG GTGAAGCGAGAGGCCCGCAGGAGTCCCAGGTACCTGGAACTGTACATAGTGGCTGACCACACCCTG TTCTTGCTTCAGCATCGGAACTTGAACCACACAAGACAGCGCCTCCTGGAAGTTGCCAATTGCGTGGACCAG ATTCTCAGGACTCTGGATATTCAGTTGGTGTTGACCGGGCTGGAAGTGTGGACCGAGCAGGATCTCAGTCGCATCACGCAGGATGCAAACGAAACGCTCTGGGCTTTTCTACAGTGGCGCCGTGGACTGTGGGCCAGGAGACCACACGACTCTACTCAATTGCTCAC GGGCCGCACCTTCCAGGGTACCACGGTGGGCCTGGCGCCTGTGGAGGGCATGTGCCGTGCAGAGAGCTCCGGAGGTGTGAGCACA GACCACTCGGAACTCCCCATCGGCACAGCAGCTACCATGGCCCACGAGATAGGCCACAGCCTGGGCCTCCACCATGACCCAGAGGGCTGCTGCATGGAGGCAAACGCAGAGCAGGGAGGTTGCGTCATGGAGGCAGCCACAGG GCATCCTTTCCCGCGCGTCTTCAGCGCTTGCAGCCGCCGCCAGCTGCGCACCTTCTTCCGCAAAGGGGGCGGTACATGCCTCTCCAACGTCTCGGCGCCGGGGAGCCTGGTGCTGCCCAGCCGCTGCGGAAACGGCTTCGTGGAAGCAGGAGAAGAGTGCGACTGCGGTTCTGGCCAG ATCCCAGACCCCTGCTGCTTTGCCCACAATTGCTCCCTGCGTGAGGGGATGCAATGCGCCCAAGGCGATTGCTGTGCGTGGTGCCTG CTAAAGCCCGCAGGCACGCCCTGTCGTCCCGCTGCGAGTGACTGCGACCTCCCGGAGTTCTGCACTGGCACCTCCCCGCATTGTCCTGCAGATGTTTATCTACTGGATGGTTCACCCTGCGCCGAGGGGCACGGCTATTGTCTAGACGGCTGGTGTCCCACACTGGAGCAGCAGTGCCAGCAGCTATGGGGGCCTG GATCCCAGCCGGCCCCAGAGCCTTGTTTCCAGAAGATGAACTCCGTGGAGAATTCGCAGGGGCACTGTGGCCAGGACAGCAAGGGTAGCTTCCTGCCTTGTGCACAGAG GGACGCTTGGTGTGGGAAGCTGCTGTGCCAGGGAGGGGAGCCAAACCCACTAGTGCCTCACATAGTGACTATGGATTCCACAGTTCTCTTAGAGGGCCGCGAAGTAGTTTGTCGAGGAGCCTCTGTGCTCCCCGATAGTCACCTGAACCAGCTTGACTTGGGTCTGGTGGAGCCAGGAACCCGCTGTGGACCTAGAATG GTGTGCCAGGATAGGCACTGTCAGAATGCTACCTCCCAGGAGCTGGAACGTTGCTTGACTGCCTGCCATAACCATGGG GTTTGCAATAGCAATCGTAACTGTCACTGTGCTGCTGGCTGGGCTCCACCCTTCTGTGACAAGCCTGGCTTGGGTGGTAGCATGGATAGTGGCCCTGCACAGTCTGCAA CCCCGGATGCTTTCCCCTTGGCCATgctcctcagcttcctgctgcctctgctccctgggGCTGGTCTAGCCTGGTGCTACTACCAGCTTCCAACGCTCTGTCATCGACCAGGATGGTGCTGCAGGAGGAACCCCCTTTGTACTAG GGACCAACCCCTGGCTGGTGTTCACCCTGTGGAGTTTGGCTCCATCATCACTGGAGAGCCCTCGCCACTGT CCCCTGGGACCTCTTGCCGACTTGCACCTTTCATCCCCTGA